ACAACCCGGCCAGGGCCCCGGGAATGGTGGACACAATGAGGAAGAACAGCATCTTGCGTTCCGGGCGGTTATAGCGGGAGGGCGAGATGAAGGCGTGGAACATATCCAGCCAGTCCCGGTAGAAATAGGCCACCAGAGCGAACAGCGTGCCTACGTGCAGGAGAATGTCGAACCCCAGGCCGCCGGCCTCAACGTGCAGGTAACGCTCCAAGAGGGCCAGGTGGGCTGAACTGGAGATGGGTAAGAATTCGGTAATACCCTGAACCACGCCGAGCAGGAGAGCTATGAGGGGGTGCATAGTTGCGGAATGTATCACGGGAAAGGAGCGCAGGCAATCTGAAAAAGTTGGAGCCAAAAATATTTTATCAATTCATTCCGATAAACGCACTAGTTCCGCAAGTGGTCGGCAATAAAATAAAACAATCATTATTTATCGTTTAACGATAATTTTATCTTGACGAAGCGCTGCAATTGGATAAAATTGCGGTAGTTTGAAAATCGTTTAGTTGCTTTCCCACTTTTCTCATGGCAGAGGCAACAGGGAGAAGCCAGGTGCAAAGGAAAGCAAGATTCAGGCATTGAGCCTCATCGAACCCAGCGCGGAGGAGGAGTTGAGCCATGGAGAATACCCAACGCATCATAAGCGTGAGCCGCAAGTTAAGGATTACCTGTAAATGGTTGATTATCTGCCTGCCGATAATATATGGGGTCTTTTGGACTTTCTTCAATCAGCTCTATGGCATGGGGCCATTGGTTCCTTTGCCGGTGCGCGTGGATCATGATCTTCCCCGCCTGACGCGGTTTCTGGCCTTCCTGGCCGATATGATTCCCATGGTGGCTATCATTTACGGTTTGCAAAAACTTGAAGGACTATTCCGGCTCTATGAAAAAGGCTTGATATTCACCGAGCGGCATGTGAGATGTTTTCGCAGTCTGGGCCGGACGCTGATCGTTTGGGTGGGGTGCGATGTGGTGAGAAATTCATTGTTGAGCATGGTCCTGACATTGGACAAAACACCAGGGACGAGGGTAATCACAGTGGGGTTCGGTTCAGCAGACTTCGCCGCGGTATTCGTGGGCATCGTGGTGCTGATCATCTCCTGGGTGATGGATGAAGGTCGAAAGATTCAGGAAGACCAGGCGCTTATCATCTAGGAATTGCTATGACTATCATAATTAATTTGGACGTCATTCTTGCCAAACGGAAGGTCAAATCAAAAGAACTGGCTGAGTATGTCGGCATCACCGAGCAAAATCTATCGCTGATCAAAACCGGAAAAGTGAAAGGAATTCGGTTATCGACCTTGAATTCCATCTGCGCATACTTAGGTTGTCAGCCTGGAGATATCCTGGAATACCGAGAGACTGACTCCTGACCACATGCTCAGGACAAAGTCGCCAGGAATCAGGAAGACTTGGCTACGGTCACGGTCACGATGGTGGGCTTAGAGCGCACCAGGCTGAGGCCGCCGGGCAAGTCCACGGAGACATTGACGCGGTGGCGGCCGGGGCTCAGGTTTTGCGTGTCCACCCGGGCCTTGAGGTCTTCTGCCTTGAGACTCTGCACCTGGGGCCAAGGGCCTTTGATGGTGAGGGTCACCTGAGTGGGAGATATCCGGGTTAACGGGGGCTCAGAAAACACGGGAACCCCGGAAAAAGTCCGGGTAAGGGTTTTGGGGCCGATCTGGATATCGGCCAGGATGGGGATTGGCTCTTTCAAGGACAGATGGAGGTTCTTAAAGTCCAGGTCCGTGGCGATGATGGTGTTTTCCTTCAGATGCAACAGGTCAATGGGAAGAGTGGGAATGGAATTCAATTCGTCCAGTTCAGAATGAGGTCCTTTTACCGTTACCTGGGCAGGTTTGGTTTGGGCGCTGATGACCTCGTAACCCTCGGGAGGGTTGTTCTCCAAGACCGGTTTGATGGGCAAGGTCCGAGTCATGGTGCTGGCCAGGGTCAGGTTGATGGGATTGGGTTGCATGCGGATGACCTGCACCCCTCGCGGCAAAGCGAAACTGTTGGGGCCGAGATAGAAGGTGTGACGCCCGCCTTTATAGCCGGCGAGGTCCAAAGTTTCGGTTTGGCGGGTCTGGGAGAGACTGTTAACGATGGAACGGGGACCCACAACCCGGACCTGGATGGTCGGCGGCACCTCACTGGTGACCATGAGATTAGGCTGGATATTGACCATTTCCAGGGCCATGTTGAGCGTGGTCTCGGTGCGCTCCTCACCGCTGACCGCAAACCACAGAGCCACGGCCAACAAAATGGAAAGGAGTTTCAGGAGCCTGTTACGCTTTAAGGTGCCGAACCAGCTTGTCAAGCCAATTTCCTTTATGGTGGGCCGGGGTTTCCAGGAGGTCCCGGAGGGCCTGGCGGAGTTGCAGCCGGGTAAGGTCGCGTCGCAATTTGCCCCCTTGCGCCAGGGAGATCTGTCCGGAGGTTTCGGAGACCACCAGGGCCAGGGCATCGCTTTGCTCGGTGATTCCCACCGCGGCCCGGTGACGGGTGCCCAGGGTAGGGTCCAGGTTGGGGTTGCGGGACAACGGCATCAGGCAACCCGCCGCCACGGCCCGGTCCCCCTGGATGATGACCGCACCGTCATGGGTGGGGTTGTGGGGCCAGAACAACGAAACCAGCAACTCTTTGGAAACCAGGGCATCCAATTTGATGGCGCTATCGACAAAATCTGACAAGCCGATGTAGCGCTCCATGATGATGAGGGCGCCCATGTGGCGAGAAGCCAGGGTGTCGGCGGCATCACAGACTTCTTCAGCCGTGACCGGGGCTTGGATGCCGGTAGGGGCCAGGGCTTTTTTGCCCATGCGGCTGAGAACCCGGCGGATGTCGGCCTGAAACAGAATGATGACAATGAGCACAAAGCTTTTGACGATGATATCCAGGAGCCATTCCAGGGTAAAGAACTCCAATTGGCGAGCCACCAGATAAGCCAGGAACAGGAGGAAGAGCCCGGCCAAGACCTGGATGGCCTGGGTGCCGCGGAGCACCAGTACCACCTGGTAAATGATGATGGCCACCAGAATGATGTCCACACCATCCTGCCAGCGCAGATTACCGAGAAATTGCCACATGATGGGGTAAGAGCGAGTCCTTTCCTGAGACTAGTATACTCATTGCCAACAGAGCCGCTTGCAAAATTGCCGGGCATTATGTAGTCGCAGGCTTTACCGTGAAAATCCAAATCCCCCTAAATCCCCCTTTTCCAAAGGGGAACTTTAAAAGCCCCCTTTAAATAAAGGGGGAAGGGAGGGTTTCATCCCTCAGGGGTGGCAGCTTGCGGCCATGTATGTTTAACCTGCATGAGCACAGGCTGGAAAGCCTGTGCTACCGGTGAATTTATAAGCACCCATAAGGATTCGACCACAAAGAGACTTTTGCAAGAATCTCTTTTGGCAAAGCGCTGTAAAATGGTGCGCAGGGCGCACCCTACATCTTCTTTTGAAGGGCCACGGGCCAAAAACGTTAAGCTTGTGGGTACAGTAATGCGCAGGGCGCACCATTATACCAACTACAGTTAGGACGGAACTTAAGGGATTTTATGGGGTTAATAGAAATCTCCCCTAACCCCAATACTGTTCACTTAAGCATTGGCCATGTCTATTCGGATGCAGGAGCGGGGTTTTCCCACCCGGCCCATGCCATTTTTCGAACCAGGGCGGGGAGACCCCACCCCTACAAATGCTTAAGTGAACAGCATTGGCCCTAACCCCCCTTTTCCAAAGGGGGGAATTACTGGGCTGGCTTTTGGGGCGCTCTTTGTGAGATCTTTCGTTGCCTCATACCGAGTTGCATTCAAAGAGCAATGTCGGGTAGGCGCAGGCTATTCCTGCGCCTGCACAGGCGAGACGCCTGTGCCACCGTTTGAATGCGAATTGGTATCAGAATGACAAAAAGCTATTTTTCAGCAGCCGAACAAGCGGCTGTTGCCGCCGGGGTGGAGCGGATCGCTTCCAGTACGGCCAGGAATTGTTGGGCATAGGCCACGTTGTGGGTGCGGACGATCTTGGCGCCGCGCAGCACCGAGATGGCCAGAGCCGCCAGGGTGCCGATGTCGCGCTCCTCTCCGGCGGGCTGCCCGGTGATGCGGCCAATAAAGGCTTTCCGGGAGGGACCCAGCAGGAGGGGGACGCCCAAATCAAGGAAGACATCCAGGTGGTTCAAGATTTCCAGGTTGTGTTCCCCGGTTTTGCCAAACCCGATGCCGGGGTCCAGGACCAGGAGGTCGGCCGGTATCCCCTGGGATGCGGCGAAGTCCAAGCGTTCCTGAAAGAAGGCCCGAATTTCCCCCAGCAAATTGTGGTAGTGCGGCTGGCGCTGCATATCCCGGGGGGTGCCCTGCATGTGCATCAAGACCACCGGAGCCTGATATTCGGCGGCCAGGGAGGCCATATCCGGGTCGAAGGTTAAGGCGCTGATGTCGTTGATCAGGGTGGCGCCTTTCGTAAGCGCGGCTTTAGCCACCGGCGCCTTGTAAGTATCGATGGAGATGGGGATGGTGATCTCAGGGAGAATGGCGTCGATGACCGGCAAGACCCGGCGCAGTTCTTCCTCAAGGGGCACGGGGTCGGCGAAGGGACGGGTGGATTCACCGCCGATGTCCAGGATGTCGGCGCCGGCCGCCACCAGGGCCCGGGCCTGGGCCAGGGCCGCGGCATGATCAAAGAAGCGGCCGCCGTCGGCAAAGGAGTCGGGGGTGATGTTGAGCACCCCCATGATCAGCGGGCGTGGCGCAGCCAGAAGGTCCGCCCAGATCTGGCGACGCGATGGCATCCCCGCGGGGCCGGAGTGAGACACCAGGCCCGCCATGGTTACGCCTGCTGGAGCGTCAGTGAGGCCGTAACTTCCGGGGGTTCAAGGGGTTCGTCCGGCGGCTTGAAAGAGTTCAGAATCCGGTCGATATCGTTTGAGTCCAGGGTTTCCTTCTCAAGGAGCCCTTGGGCCAGGGCTTCGAGTTGGGCCCGATTCTCGGTCAAAATGTCCCTGGCCTGATTATAGGCGCTGAGAACCAGGTTCTTGATGGCGTGGTCGATGACCCGGGCGGTTTCTTCACTGAAATCTTTGGATTGGGAGATTTCCCGGCCCAAAAAGATGTGTTCGTCCCGCTTGCCGAAGGTTACAGGGCCGAGTTCGTCGCTCATGCCCCAATTGCAGACCATCTTGCGGGCCAAATCGGTGGACCGTTCCAGGTCGTTGCCGGCGCCAGTGGTGAAATGCTGAAAGATCAGTTCCTCGGCGGCCCGACCTCCCAATAACACGGTCAGGGTGCCGGAAAGATATTCCTTGGGGTAGGTGTGGCGTTCATCCAGGGGTAACTGCTGGGTGAGGCCCAAGGCGCGTCCTCGGGGAATGATGGTGACCTTGTGAATGGGGTCGGTGCCCGGCATGACCTTGGCCACCAGGGTATGACCGGCCTCGTGGTAGGCGGTGTTGATGCGTTCGCTCTCAGTCAAAATGAGGCTGCGCCGTTCGGAGCCCATGAGGACCTTATCTTTAGCCTGTTCGAAATCAGGCATGGTGACCGTATCACTGCCGCGGCGGGCGGCAAGCAGAGCGGCTTCGTTGGCCAGGTTCTCGAGGTCTGCGCCGGAAAAACCGGGTGTGCCCCGGGCCAGGATAGAAAGTTCCACCGAGTCGGCCAAGGGGGTACGGCGGGTGTGGACCTTGAGGATGGCCTCACGTCCTCTGACGTCGGGGACCGGGACCACCACCTGGCGGTCGAAGCGGCCGGGCCGCAACAAAGCCGGGTCGAGGACGTCCGGGCGGTTGGTGGCGGCAATGAGGATTACGCCTTCATTGGCCTCGAACCCGTCCATCTCGACCAAAAGCTGGTTTAAGGTTTGCTCCCGCTCATCGTGGCCGCCGCCCAAACCGGCGCCCCGATGGCGGCCCACGGCGTCAATTTCATCGATGAAGATGATGCAGGGGGCACTTTTCTTGCCCTGAATAAACAGGTCTCGCACCCGGGCAGCGCCGACACCCACGAACATCTCAACGAAATCGGAGCCGCTGATGCTGAAAAAAGGCACGCCGGCTTCCCCGGCGATGGCCCGGGCCAGGAGGGTTTTACCGGTACCCGGCGCTCCCACCAGAAGGACACCCTTGGGGATGCGACCGCCCAGGCGGGTGAACTTCTTGGGATCTTTGAGGAAATCGATGATTTCCGAGACCTCTTCCTTGGCTTCCTCGATGCCGGCCACATCAGCGAAGGTGATCTTGACGGTGTTTTCCGTCATGAGGCGAGCCCGGCTTTTGCCGAAAGACATGGCTTTGCCGCCGCCGGCCTGCATCTGGCGCATGAAAAAGATCCAGATGCCCACCAGGACCAACATGGGCAACCAGGAAATCAGCAGGGTGGTATACCAGGGAGAATCATCCCTGGGCTTGGCAGTGATCTCCACCTTTTTGGCCTGGAGCAGCTTGATCAAATCCGGATCGGAGGGGGCATAACTTTTAAAGGCCTTGCCGTCTTCCATTTCGCCGGCAATTTCATCGCCTTGGAGGGTAACCCGGGTGACTTTGTCGTCTTTCACCAGTTCGATGAATTTGCTGTAATTGATGGTAGCTTTGCCGCGGGCGTGCTCCACGCTGTTGAAGTAGTTAAAGAGGAAGATCATTACCAGGGTAATGAGCAGCCACAAGGCGATATTCTTATAAAAGGGGCTTAAACGGTTATTCATTGGGTCCTTAGGCATATACGGAAGCTAGAAGAATGTCGATTTTATCGAATTCACCAAAGTTTATTTTAAGGCTAACGGAGGAAAAATGCAAGGAGCATTCTGGTCCAGGCTTGAGGCGAGGCGGGAGAGCCCGGGAAGGGGGTCCAAGTCCCGCTCTTTTCCTAGCCTGACGGAAAAGAGCGGGACCTGGGGTTAGGGGGGGTATCGATAGAAAGGAGGAGCGAAGTCAGGTGGATCTAAAACGTCTCTCCCGGCAGCAGGCTGGCCAGACTTTCCCGGGGAATGCGCCAGGGGCCGCGACCATATTTGACCCCATTGATCCGGCCATCGCGCATCATCCGGTAGACGGTGCGGCGGGAGAGAACCAGAATGGCGGCCGCTTCATCGGGCCGAAAAAACCGCTTATTACTACTGACTAATTCCATGTATAGCCTCCTTGCGGTGCGGGTTGCTCTTCCTTGAGCCTTCTGGCGACCTGTTTATGCAAAGCGGGTGCCATTTATAGCGTTTGCCATAATTTTATGCCGCTGGCTGATTTTTAAATCCCCCTAAATCCCCCGTTTTCAAAGGGGGACTTTATAAGTAATTCCTTATAGTTCCCCCCTTTACCAAGGGGGGTAGGGGGGATTTGGGGTGTTAAAGTATCTCCTATTACGGAAAAAACTTTTGGCAAACGCTATATCTCTTTCTGTTTATCTGTTGCCGGAAATTTGTCTTTTCACTCCTCGTAAGGATATGCGTTCAAACAGATAATTTGGTAGCCACAGGCTTTTACCGTGAAAATCCAAATCCCCCTAAATTCTGAAACGTTAAGTATAGCATCTATCATATCGGAACCATTTAATAATCCCCCCTAACCCCCCTTTAAAAAAGGGGGGAATTAAGGAAGGTTTATATTACTTAACGTAACAGGACTAAATCCCCCTTTTGCAAAGGGGGACTTTTTACCCCCATCCCTTAAGGCTCGCGGGTTTCGGACCTGAAGGGTCGTCAGCCGGCGCCTAACTTTCCGGGATTAATCATCAGCCTCGCAAGGGCACAGCGCAGCAGTCAAGAGCACACTCCGATCGGGAATGTCCCTCCAGGCTCTCAGGAGCGCCAATAGTTCAATAAGTTCATTTGCCCCCTAATATTAGGGGGGCTTTCGGACAATACCCCTAGGGATTGCCGAATAGCCCTATACCCTTTGGGGTCCCGCCAGCC
Above is a genomic segment from Desulfobaccales bacterium containing:
- a CDS encoding DUF2975 domain-containing protein, with protein sequence MENTQRIISVSRKLRITCKWLIICLPIIYGVFWTFFNQLYGMGPLVPLPVRVDHDLPRLTRFLAFLADMIPMVAIIYGLQKLEGLFRLYEKGLIFTERHVRCFRSLGRTLIVWVGCDVVRNSLLSMVLTLDKTPGTRVITVGFGSADFAAVFVGIVVLIISWVMDEGRKIQEDQALII
- a CDS encoding helix-turn-helix transcriptional regulator: MTIIINLDVILAKRKVKSKELAEYVGITEQNLSLIKTGKVKGIRLSTLNSICAYLGCQPGDILEYRETDS
- a CDS encoding CdaR family protein produces the protein MTSWFGTLKRNRLLKLLSILLAVALWFAVSGEERTETTLNMALEMVNIQPNLMVTSEVPPTIQVRVVGPRSIVNSLSQTRQTETLDLAGYKGGRHTFYLGPNSFALPRGVQVIRMQPNPINLTLASTMTRTLPIKPVLENNPPEGYEVISAQTKPAQVTVKGPHSELDELNSIPTLPIDLLHLKENTIIATDLDFKNLHLSLKEPIPILADIQIGPKTLTRTFSGVPVFSEPPLTRISPTQVTLTIKGPWPQVQSLKAEDLKARVDTQNLSPGRHRVNVSVDLPGGLSLVRSKPTIVTVTVAKSS
- the cdaA gene encoding diadenylate cyclase CdaA, which gives rise to MWQFLGNLRWQDGVDIILVAIIIYQVVLVLRGTQAIQVLAGLFLLFLAYLVARQLEFFTLEWLLDIIVKSFVLIVIILFQADIRRVLSRMGKKALAPTGIQAPVTAEEVCDAADTLASRHMGALIIMERYIGLSDFVDSAIKLDALVSKELLVSLFWPHNPTHDGAVIIQGDRAVAAGCLMPLSRNPNLDPTLGTRHRAAVGITEQSDALALVVSETSGQISLAQGGKLRRDLTRLQLRQALRDLLETPAHHKGNWLDKLVRHLKA
- the folP gene encoding dihydropteroate synthase, which produces MAGLVSHSGPAGMPSRRQIWADLLAAPRPLIMGVLNITPDSFADGGRFFDHAAALAQARALVAAGADILDIGGESTRPFADPVPLEEELRRVLPVIDAILPEITIPISIDTYKAPVAKAALTKGATLINDISALTFDPDMASLAAEYQAPVVLMHMQGTPRDMQRQPHYHNLLGEIRAFFQERLDFAASQGIPADLLVLDPGIGFGKTGEHNLEILNHLDVFLDLGVPLLLGPSRKAFIGRITGQPAGEERDIGTLAALAISVLRGAKIVRTHNVAYAQQFLAVLEAIRSTPAATAACSAAEK
- the ftsH gene encoding ATP-dependent zinc metalloprotease FtsH, yielding MNNRLSPFYKNIALWLLITLVMIFLFNYFNSVEHARGKATINYSKFIELVKDDKVTRVTLQGDEIAGEMEDGKAFKSYAPSDPDLIKLLQAKKVEITAKPRDDSPWYTTLLISWLPMLVLVGIWIFFMRQMQAGGGKAMSFGKSRARLMTENTVKITFADVAGIEEAKEEVSEIIDFLKDPKKFTRLGGRIPKGVLLVGAPGTGKTLLARAIAGEAGVPFFSISGSDFVEMFVGVGAARVRDLFIQGKKSAPCIIFIDEIDAVGRHRGAGLGGGHDEREQTLNQLLVEMDGFEANEGVILIAATNRPDVLDPALLRPGRFDRQVVVPVPDVRGREAILKVHTRRTPLADSVELSILARGTPGFSGADLENLANEAALLAARRGSDTVTMPDFEQAKDKVLMGSERRSLILTESERINTAYHEAGHTLVAKVMPGTDPIHKVTIIPRGRALGLTQQLPLDERHTYPKEYLSGTLTVLLGGRAAEELIFQHFTTGAGNDLERSTDLARKMVCNWGMSDELGPVTFGKRDEHIFLGREISQSKDFSEETARVIDHAIKNLVLSAYNQARDILTENRAQLEALAQGLLEKETLDSNDIDRILNSFKPPDEPLEPPEVTASLTLQQA
- a CDS encoding helix-turn-helix domain-containing protein, with translation MELVSSNKRFFRPDEAAAILVLSRRTVYRMMRDGRINGVKYGRGPWRIPRESLASLLPGETF